Below is a genomic region from Candidatus Dormiibacterota bacterium.
GCGATGCGCTCGTTCGGCCGCGTCGACGTCGTCGTCAATAATGCCGGGAACGGCGCGAACGGAAGACTGCTCGACCAGAGCGACGAAGCGCTCGAGGCGCAGTGGCAGACGCACGTCGCAGCGCCGTTGCGCATTTCGCGAGCGGCGCTGCCGGCACTGCGCGCGTCGCGCGGAGGGCTGGTCTTCGTCGGATCGGGCTTGGCACGCGTGCCCGCGCCGTACTACGGCGCGTACTGCACGGCGAAGACGGCGATTCGTGGCGCCGCGACGCAGCTACGCCGCGAGCTGCGGCCCGAAGGCATCGCCGTGACGTACGTCGATCCCGGTGCGGTCGACACCGAATTCTCGCAAAGCGCGGGCAAGCAGCGCGAACGCGACGCGATCGCCGTGAAGCCGGAGCGCGTCGCGCGAGCGATGCTGCGCGGCATCGAGCAACGTGCGCGCGTCGTGAACGCGGTGCCGGCGCACGCCCTCGTAGCGATGCTCGGCGAGTTCTTCCCACGTATCGCGGATGCCGCGATCGTACGCTTCGTCAGCGTTCCCGCACCCGAGCCTCCGAAGCCGGCGTTTGCACCCACGACGCCGCTCGTCGCTGCGCCGCAGCCGGTTCTCGGTTCGAGCAACGAGTTCGACGCCGCGCTCGCGCCGCTCGCGCGCCGCATGGAGCGCGTAAAGCTGACGCCCGCGTTCGTGCGCGGTTTGTTGAACGCAGGCACGAGTATCGATTTCGGCGACGCGGCGATGCGCTGGGCTGGGATGCCGAACAAGAACGAGCGCGCCGCGCTGCACGAGGTCTTCGAGGCGCTCGCCGCCGCAGGCTACTTGGAGAGCGCGGGCGACGAAACGTGGGTCGTGCGGCGCGCCGCCGACTGACGCACGCTGCGTATCGCAAGCGCGAGAAAGAAGAGCACGGTCGTGAAGAGTACGATCGTCGCGCCGCTGGATCCGCGCGCGTAGTATGAGAGATAGAGGCCGCCGAGAGAGCTCGCGGCGCCAAACGTCATGGAGAGGATGAACATCGGAGCGAAGCGCTTCGTGAGCTGATAGGCCGCGGCAGCAGGCGTGACGAGGAGCGCTGCGACGAGAACGATGCCGACCGATTGGATGCCGATGATGACGGTGAGGGCGACGAGCACGAGCAGCACGTACTCGTACGCGCCCGACCGGATTCCGCACGCCTGCGCGACGACGGGATCGAACGTCGTGCAGAGCAGCCCGCGATAGAGCACGAACAACGCGAGCGCGACGGCGAACGTGAGGCTGAGGATCATGACGACGTCACTCGGCTGCACGGCGAGAATGTCCCCGAAGAGAAAGCTCTCGAGGTCGACGGCGTAGTTGCTCTGACGGCTCATGAGAAAGACGCCGAGTGCGAAAGCACCCGTGAAGAGCACGCCGATCGACGTGTCCATCGAGATGCGCCCGCGCCGGTGCACGAAGCCGATGCCAAGCGCCGTCAGCACCGCGACGACGGCCGCGCCGAGATAGTAGTTCGAGCCGCGCAGATAGGCGATGACGATCCCGGCAAACGACGCGTGCGCGATGCCGTCGCCGATGAACGCGAGCCGGCGCAGGATCACGAAGGTTCCCATGCCTGCGCAGAGGACGCCCACGGCGAGCGCCGCGATCGCGGCGCGCACCATGAACGGGTAGTGAAATGGCTGCGCGAGAAGCGTCACGGACGAATCTCGGGATGGAACGCGTGCGTTTCGTGCACCTCGTGGTCCAGGCGGAGATGCCCGTGGGTGTGCACGTGCTCGCGAATCGACACGTAGGCGCCGCCTTCCACGACATCGTGCGGTTTCCCGAGCGCGAGCACGCGGCGATCGAGCACCATCAGGCGATCGAACCACCGTTCGACGCTCTCGAGATCGTGCGTCGACATCAGGACCGGCAGCCCGCCGCGCACGAGCGCGCGCACCACCTCCCGCAGGGTCTCTTCGGTAGCCGCGTCGACGCCCGTCGTCGGCTCGTCGAGCAGCAAGAGCCGCGGCTCCTGCGCGAGCGCGCGCGCGACGAAGACGCGCTGCTGCTGCCCCCCGGAAAGCTCGGCGATGTGCCGGTGCGCGAGTTCGCGCATACCGACGGCCTGGAGTGCTTGTTCGACCGCGGCACGGTCGTCGGCGCCGAACCGGTTCCAAAAGCGCAAGCGCGGAAAGCGCCCCATCGAGACGACGTCCCACACGTTTGCGGGAAACGACCAGTCGACGGTCTCGACTTGCGGGACGTAGGCGATGCTCCCGACGCGCACGCGACGCGGGTCGCTGCCGAGCACGCGCAGCGTGCCGCCGGCGACCGGGACGAGGCCGGCGATGCTCTTGAGCAGCGTGGATTTTCCGGACCCGTTTGGGCCGACGATGCCGAGCGCCTCTCCCGTCGACACGTCGAACGTGAGCCGGTCGAGTGCGACGAAGTCATCGTACCGCACGACGAGGTCGCGCGCTTCGACCACGGGCGTCATCGCATCGACTTCACGATCTCTCGCGTATCGTAGCGCAGCATAGAGATGTAGTCGCCGACTTGCGGGTTCGTGCCGATGGAGTCGTCGTAGAGGTTTGCGACGACGGGGACTCCCGCGTCGCGCGCGAGCGTCATCGCGAGCTTCGGGCTGTACTCCGGCTCGCCAAAGATCGCGCCGACGTGATACCGCTTCGCGAGATCGACCGTGTGACCGAAGTCGCGCGGATTCGGCTCTTGCCCGGGCGCCTCTTCGATGATGCCGAGCGTCCTGATCCCGAAGCGATCGTCGTAATACTGCCACGCGTTGTGAAAGACGACGAGCAGGCGCCGCGACGGAGGGACCGGCGCGATCTGCACCCGGATCCACGCGGCGAGCGCGTCGAGCCGCCGATCGTAGGCGGCGGCGTTGCGATCGTACTCACCCCGACGGGACGGATCGAGTCTGACCAGAGCGGCGCGAATGCGTGCGACGTAATGCTTGGCATACACCGGATCCATCCAGAGATGCGGGTTGCTGCCTTTGACCGGGAGACCTTGCGAGCAATCAACGACGACGGCATCGGTGCGCGCGTTTTGCAGCAGGCCTTGCATCCACGTCTCGAGCCCGGCTCCGTTCTCCACCAGGAGCCGCGCGTTGGCGAGCATCTCGATGCTCTGCGGCGTGGGCTGATAGGTCTCGGGTGAGGACCCGACCGGCACGATGCTCTGTACGCTGACGCGCTTGCCTCCGACGCCTTGCACGAAGGAGTTGAGCGTCGAGATCGTCGTCACGACGGGAATTGGGCCTTGCAACGGCGCGCTGCTCCGCGATGCGGTGCCGCCGCCGCTCGCACACGCGACGAGCGCGAGGAGGATCGCCGCAAAGAGCGCGCGCGTCAGCGGCATGCCCGGCACCGGCCAAAGAACTCCATCGCGTGATCGTCGAGCCTGAAGCCGCGCGTCTTGCGCAGCGCCTGCGCGAAGCGATCGATAGCGGTGCAATCGACGTCCTCCACCTTGCCGCACGCGCGGCAGATCGCGTGATGGTGGTGGCGTTCGGGCTCGCAGTGCATGTAGCTCGCCTCGCCAGCGGCGTCGACGCGCTCGGTCACCTCGCCCCTCGAGCGCAGGCGCTCCAGCGTCCGATAGACGGTGGAGAGCGCGACGCGTGCGCGCGCCCGCTTCAGTTTCGCATGGATGTCGGCGGCCGTGAGGAATCGGCGCTCGTAGCGCAGGACGTTCGCGATCTCCTCACGCGGCCGCGTGACGTATTCGGCTCGCTCCGGCATCGTGCGCAGAGTTTTTGCGAATCGTTCGCAAGTCCTGCTTCTAGGGGGAAGGCGGCACGCACACGGCGACCTTCGCGGTCTCCATGTCGCGCCAGTACTGGGTGGAATCGGCGAGAGCTGGCAGCGTCAAGCCTGCCGCCGAAGCGCGCGCCTGCACCTTGGGCATGACCTCTTTGACGAGCGGCGCCGGCGTCGGGGTCGCCTCGCCGGGCAAGCGATCCGGACTGTTGAAGGTGGACGCGAGCGCGTACCACCCGAGCGCCAGCAACCCGGCGGGCGCCGTCGAGGCGGTCTGCGGGCAGTGCAGCAGCTCGTAGCGTTCGGGCGCGATGTCGGCCTCGAGCGCGTACGCCCACGCGATGACGCCGGCGAGCTGGTCCTGCACCGCCGGGCGCTCCGCAACCGTGCACATGTTGTGCAGGATGTCGTGCTCGAGTTGTGCTTCCTGGA
It encodes:
- a CDS encoding SDR family NAD(P)-dependent oxidoreductase; its protein translation is MPEGRVMVVTGASSGIGRALAIAAAHAGWRVLLVARRRERLTALQEEIAAAGGSAEMLVADVCAADTPHRIVENAMRSFGRVDVVVNNAGNGANGRLLDQSDEALEAQWQTHVAAPLRISRAALPALRASRGGLVFVGSGLARVPAPYYGAYCTAKTAIRGAATQLRRELRPEGIAVTYVDPGAVDTEFSQSAGKQRERDAIAVKPERVARAMLRGIEQRARVVNAVPAHALVAMLGEFFPRIADAAIVRFVSVPAPEPPKPAFAPTTPLVAAPQPVLGSSNEFDAALAPLARRMERVKLTPAFVRGLLNAGTSIDFGDAAMRWAGMPNKNERAALHEVFEALAAAGYLESAGDETWVVRRAAD
- a CDS encoding transcriptional repressor, whose product is MPERAEYVTRPREEIANVLRYERRFLTAADIHAKLKRARARVALSTVYRTLERLRSRGEVTERVDAAGEASYMHCEPERHHHHAICRACGKVEDVDCTAIDRFAQALRKTRGFRLDDHAMEFFGRCRACR
- a CDS encoding ABC transporter ATP-binding protein gives rise to the protein MTPVVEARDLVVRYDDFVALDRLTFDVSTGEALGIVGPNGSGKSTLLKSIAGLVPVAGGTLRVLGSDPRRVRVGSIAYVPQVETVDWSFPANVWDVVSMGRFPRLRFWNRFGADDRAAVEQALQAVGMRELAHRHIAELSGGQQQRVFVARALAQEPRLLLLDEPTTGVDAATEETLREVVRALVRGGLPVLMSTHDLESVERWFDRLMVLDRRVLALGKPHDVVEGGAYVSIREHVHTHGHLRLDHEVHETHAFHPEIRP
- a CDS encoding metal ABC transporter substrate-binding protein, translating into MPLTRALFAAILLALVACASGGGTASRSSAPLQGPIPVVTTISTLNSFVQGVGGKRVSVQSIVPVGSSPETYQPTPQSIEMLANARLLVENGAGLETWMQGLLQNARTDAVVVDCSQGLPVKGSNPHLWMDPVYAKHYVARIRAALVRLDPSRRGEYDRNAAAYDRRLDALAAWIRVQIAPVPPSRRLLVVFHNAWQYYDDRFGIRTLGIIEEAPGQEPNPRDFGHTVDLAKRYHVGAIFGEPEYSPKLAMTLARDAGVPVVANLYDDSIGTNPQVGDYISMLRYDTREIVKSMR
- a CDS encoding metal ABC transporter permease; this encodes MTLLAQPFHYPFMVRAAIAALAVGVLCAGMGTFVILRRLAFIGDGIAHASFAGIVIAYLRGSNYYLGAAVVAVLTALGIGFVHRRGRISMDTSIGVLFTGAFALGVFLMSRQSNYAVDLESFLFGDILAVQPSDVVMILSLTFAVALALFVLYRGLLCTTFDPVVAQACGIRSGAYEYVLLVLVALTVIIGIQSVGIVLVAALLVTPAAAAYQLTKRFAPMFILSMTFGAASSLGGLYLSYYARGSSGATIVLFTTVLFFLALAIRSVRQSAARRTTHVSSPALSK